One window of the Manihot esculenta cultivar AM560-2 chromosome 14, M.esculenta_v8, whole genome shotgun sequence genome contains the following:
- the LOC110599638 gene encoding uncharacterized protein LOC110599638 isoform X3 codes for MVQLMESGNLPAETEIMSSSGKKVTVKLEIAEDPLEEDHEPLNKRYKPSQAVQQQWGAGANAFPIPPAHNPLDEPSPLGLRLRKSPSLLDLIQMRLAQAGASVLGSEQTESNNSGVKKETNTTAASGITDKLKASNFPASILRIGNWEYKSRYEGELVAKCYFAKHKLVWEVLEGGLKSKIEIQWSDIMALKANCPDKAPGTLTVVCSLLDSLFSTGRLIHSPESTPYGKQQQILLMDRLAYTVMDTRAIEGSGICEAVDSKGPRNWDQIKVPGLHPSMSMSDLMNHIGNCISEQMTSGYPPFSADGSECQDILEDIAEYLLSDTQLTTSSDEKRLMARVNSLCCLLQTDPASTQNLQVNDERCFGESENGKGVQLNPTNELLQENKSKIDTKDPEVIVKDVSGSKQAPGMSRKDSFGELLLHLPRIASLPKFLFNISKEDDG; via the exons ATGGTTCAGTTAATGGAATCGGGTAATCTGCCGGCCGAAACCGAAATTATGTCGTCGAGTGGGAAAAAGGTGACGGTGAAACTAGAGATCGCGGAGGATCCCTTAGAGGAAGATCATGAGCCTCTCAACAAGCGATACAAGCCATCGCAAGCTGTTCAACAG CAGTGGGGTGCGGGTGCTAATGCATTTCCAATTCCTCCTGCGCACAATCCGCTGGATGAGCCTAGCCCGCTGGGATTGCGGCTGAGAAAAAGCCCGTCCCTTTTAGACTTGATCCAAATGAGGCTCGCTCAAGCAGGTGCTTCAGTTCTTGGATCTGAACAGACTGAAAGTAATAACTCAGGAGTTAAGAAGGAGACTAATACTACTGCTGCTTCAGGCATCACAGATAAGCTGAAGGCTTCAAACTTTCCTGCTTCTATTTTAAGGATTGGGAACTGGGAG TATAAGTCGAGGTATGAAGGGGAGTTGGTCGCAAAGTGTTACTTTGCTAAACACAAGCTTGTTTGGGAAGTTCTTGAAGGTGGTCTGAAGAGTAAGATAGAAATCCAATGGTCAGATATTATGGCTCTGAAGGCCAACTGTCCTGATAAGGCACCTGGGACATTGACCGTTGTG TGCAGCTTGCTAGACAGCCTCTTTTCTACAGGGAGACTAATCCACAGCCCCGAAAGCACACCTTATGGCAAGCAACAGCAGATTTTACTAATGGACAGGCTAGCATACACAG TGATGGACACTCGTGCAATTGAAGGGAGTGGAATTTGTGAAGCTGTTGATTCAAAGGGGCCAAGGAATTGGGACCAGATCAAAGTGCCTGGCTTGCACCCTTCTATGTCGATGAGTGATCTCATGAATCACATTGGGAACTGTATTTCAGAACAAATGACCTCGGGATATCCACCATTTTCTGCTGATGGATCAGAATGCCAGGACATACTGGAGGACATTGCAGAGTACCTTCTTAGTGACACCCAACTAACGACATCCTCTGATGAGAAAAGGCTTATGGCGAGGGTCAATTCTCTCTGTTGTCTCTTACAGACGGACCCTGCTTCAACCCAGAACTTGCAAGTTAATGATGAACGTTGCTTTGGAGAATCAGAAAATGGGAAAGGGGTTCAGCTAAACCCCACTAATGAGCTGTTGCAAGAAAACAAGAGTAAAATTGATACAAAAGATCCTGAAGTGATTGTGAAGGATGTGTCTGGCAGCAAGCAAGCACCAGGGATGTCAAGGAAAGACTCATTCGGCGAGCTGCTGCTTCATCTCCCTCGAATTGCATCTCTTCCAAAGTTcctatttaatatttctaaagaagATGATGGTTAG
- the LOC110599638 gene encoding uncharacterized protein LOC110599638 isoform X1: MVQLMESGNLPAETEIMSSSGKKVTVKLEIAEDPLEEDHEPLNKRYKPSQAVQQQWGAGANAFPIPPAHNPLDEPSPLGLRLRKSPSLLDLIQMRLAQAGASVLGSEQTESNNSGVKKETNTTAASGITDKLKASNFPASILRIGNWEYKSRYEGELVAKCYFAKHKLVWEVLEGGLKSKIEIQWSDIMALKANCPDKAPGTLTVVLARQPLFYRETNPQPRKHTLWQATADFTNGQASIHRQHFLLSPQGLLNKHFEKLIQCDMRLSFLSRQPEIILESPYFEQRSSVFEDPDESKGQDLNQVETVKGSSDSGFQDIASPSAAHSSSLEIEKGDHAGTSSEHMSREAPSPSSVMDTRAIEGSGICEAVDSKGPRNWDQIKVPGLHPSMSMSDLMNHIGNCISEQMTSGYPPFSADGSECQDILEDIAEYLLSDTQLTTSSDEKRLMARVNSLCCLLQTDPASTQNLQVNDERCFGESENGKGVQLNPTNELLQENKSKIDTKDPEVIVKDVSGSKQAPGMSRKDSFGELLLHLPRIASLPKFLFNISKEDDG, from the exons ATGGTTCAGTTAATGGAATCGGGTAATCTGCCGGCCGAAACCGAAATTATGTCGTCGAGTGGGAAAAAGGTGACGGTGAAACTAGAGATCGCGGAGGATCCCTTAGAGGAAGATCATGAGCCTCTCAACAAGCGATACAAGCCATCGCAAGCTGTTCAACAG CAGTGGGGTGCGGGTGCTAATGCATTTCCAATTCCTCCTGCGCACAATCCGCTGGATGAGCCTAGCCCGCTGGGATTGCGGCTGAGAAAAAGCCCGTCCCTTTTAGACTTGATCCAAATGAGGCTCGCTCAAGCAGGTGCTTCAGTTCTTGGATCTGAACAGACTGAAAGTAATAACTCAGGAGTTAAGAAGGAGACTAATACTACTGCTGCTTCAGGCATCACAGATAAGCTGAAGGCTTCAAACTTTCCTGCTTCTATTTTAAGGATTGGGAACTGGGAG TATAAGTCGAGGTATGAAGGGGAGTTGGTCGCAAAGTGTTACTTTGCTAAACACAAGCTTGTTTGGGAAGTTCTTGAAGGTGGTCTGAAGAGTAAGATAGAAATCCAATGGTCAGATATTATGGCTCTGAAGGCCAACTGTCCTGATAAGGCACCTGGGACATTGACCGTTGTG CTTGCTAGACAGCCTCTTTTCTACAGGGAGACTAATCCACAGCCCCGAAAGCACACCTTATGGCAAGCAACAGCAGATTTTACTAATGGACAGGCTAGCATACACAG GCAACATTTTCTGCTATCTCCCCAGGGGCTGTTAAATAAACATTTTGAAAAGCTTATCCAGTGTGACATGCGTTTGAGCTTTTTAAGTCGACAGCCGGAGATAATTTTGGAATCACCATATTTTGAACAGCGTTCATCTGTTTTTGAGGATCCTGATGAATCAAAAGGTCAAGATCTTAATCAAGTGGAGACTGTTAAAGGATCCTCTGATTCTGGTTTCCAAGATATTGCATCACCGTCTGCAGCTCACTCATCTTCCTTAGAGATTGAAAAGGGGGATCATGCTGGTACATCATCAGAGCACATGTCCCGAGAAGCTCCTTCTCCTAGCTCAG TGATGGACACTCGTGCAATTGAAGGGAGTGGAATTTGTGAAGCTGTTGATTCAAAGGGGCCAAGGAATTGGGACCAGATCAAAGTGCCTGGCTTGCACCCTTCTATGTCGATGAGTGATCTCATGAATCACATTGGGAACTGTATTTCAGAACAAATGACCTCGGGATATCCACCATTTTCTGCTGATGGATCAGAATGCCAGGACATACTGGAGGACATTGCAGAGTACCTTCTTAGTGACACCCAACTAACGACATCCTCTGATGAGAAAAGGCTTATGGCGAGGGTCAATTCTCTCTGTTGTCTCTTACAGACGGACCCTGCTTCAACCCAGAACTTGCAAGTTAATGATGAACGTTGCTTTGGAGAATCAGAAAATGGGAAAGGGGTTCAGCTAAACCCCACTAATGAGCTGTTGCAAGAAAACAAGAGTAAAATTGATACAAAAGATCCTGAAGTGATTGTGAAGGATGTGTCTGGCAGCAAGCAAGCACCAGGGATGTCAAGGAAAGACTCATTCGGCGAGCTGCTGCTTCATCTCCCTCGAATTGCATCTCTTCCAAAGTTcctatttaatatttctaaagaagATGATGGTTAG
- the LOC110630636 gene encoding 50S ribosomal protein L35, chloroplastic isoform X2 has protein sequence MASSTMLSFNLRLCLLHFPPTARLSQVSAQLSPLNKLSNSLRLSSSNSISGSLSFLSRKPSTITPLTQRLQSLTVTAAKGYKMKTHKASAKRFRVTGRGKIVRRRAGKQHLLAKKNTKRKLRLSKIEF, from the exons ATGGCTTCTTCAACCATGTTGTCTTTCAATTTGAGGCTTTGCCTTCTACACTTTCCTCCAACAGCTCGACTCTCTCAAGTTTCTGCTCAACTCTCGCCCTTGAATAAGTTGAGCAACTCACTCAGACTGAGTTCCAGCAACAGCATTTCTGGGTCTCTCTCGTTTTTGTCGAGAAAGCCCTCTACTATCACTCCTTTAACTCAGAGGCTTCAATCTCTTACAGTTACTGCTGCTAAGGGCTATAAAATGAAAACCCACAAG GCATCAGCGAAAAGATTCAGGGTGACTGGTAGAGGAAAAATAGTTCGGAGGAGAGCTGGGAAGCAGCATTTGCTGGCCAAGAAGAATACCAAGAGGAAATTACGACTCTCAAAAATT GAATTCTAA
- the LOC110630636 gene encoding 50S ribosomal protein L35, chloroplastic isoform X1, translated as MASSTMLSFNLRLCLLHFPPTARLSQVSAQLSPLNKLSNSLRLSSSNSISGSLSFLSRKPSTITPLTQRLQSLTVTAAKGYKMKTHKASAKRFRVTGRGKIVRRRAGKQHLLAKKNTKRKLRLSKIHPVSRSDYDNVIGALPYLKVNRQAT; from the exons ATGGCTTCTTCAACCATGTTGTCTTTCAATTTGAGGCTTTGCCTTCTACACTTTCCTCCAACAGCTCGACTCTCTCAAGTTTCTGCTCAACTCTCGCCCTTGAATAAGTTGAGCAACTCACTCAGACTGAGTTCCAGCAACAGCATTTCTGGGTCTCTCTCGTTTTTGTCGAGAAAGCCCTCTACTATCACTCCTTTAACTCAGAGGCTTCAATCTCTTACAGTTACTGCTGCTAAGGGCTATAAAATGAAAACCCACAAG GCATCAGCGAAAAGATTCAGGGTGACTGGTAGAGGAAAAATAGTTCGGAGGAGAGCTGGGAAGCAGCATTTGCTGGCCAAGAAGAATACCAAGAGGAAATTACGACTCTCAAAAATT CACCCAGTTAGCCGGAGTGACTATGACAATGTGATTGGTGCTTTGCCGTATCTGAAAGTAAATAGACAGGCAACTTAG
- the LOC110599638 gene encoding uncharacterized protein LOC110599638 isoform X2 translates to MVQLMESGNLPAETEIMSSSGKKVTVKLEIAEDPLEEDHEPLNKRYKPSQAVQQWGAGANAFPIPPAHNPLDEPSPLGLRLRKSPSLLDLIQMRLAQAGASVLGSEQTESNNSGVKKETNTTAASGITDKLKASNFPASILRIGNWEYKSRYEGELVAKCYFAKHKLVWEVLEGGLKSKIEIQWSDIMALKANCPDKAPGTLTVVLARQPLFYRETNPQPRKHTLWQATADFTNGQASIHRQHFLLSPQGLLNKHFEKLIQCDMRLSFLSRQPEIILESPYFEQRSSVFEDPDESKGQDLNQVETVKGSSDSGFQDIASPSAAHSSSLEIEKGDHAGTSSEHMSREAPSPSSVMDTRAIEGSGICEAVDSKGPRNWDQIKVPGLHPSMSMSDLMNHIGNCISEQMTSGYPPFSADGSECQDILEDIAEYLLSDTQLTTSSDEKRLMARVNSLCCLLQTDPASTQNLQVNDERCFGESENGKGVQLNPTNELLQENKSKIDTKDPEVIVKDVSGSKQAPGMSRKDSFGELLLHLPRIASLPKFLFNISKEDDG, encoded by the exons ATGGTTCAGTTAATGGAATCGGGTAATCTGCCGGCCGAAACCGAAATTATGTCGTCGAGTGGGAAAAAGGTGACGGTGAAACTAGAGATCGCGGAGGATCCCTTAGAGGAAGATCATGAGCCTCTCAACAAGCGATACAAGCCATCGCAAGCTGTTCAACAG TGGGGTGCGGGTGCTAATGCATTTCCAATTCCTCCTGCGCACAATCCGCTGGATGAGCCTAGCCCGCTGGGATTGCGGCTGAGAAAAAGCCCGTCCCTTTTAGACTTGATCCAAATGAGGCTCGCTCAAGCAGGTGCTTCAGTTCTTGGATCTGAACAGACTGAAAGTAATAACTCAGGAGTTAAGAAGGAGACTAATACTACTGCTGCTTCAGGCATCACAGATAAGCTGAAGGCTTCAAACTTTCCTGCTTCTATTTTAAGGATTGGGAACTGGGAG TATAAGTCGAGGTATGAAGGGGAGTTGGTCGCAAAGTGTTACTTTGCTAAACACAAGCTTGTTTGGGAAGTTCTTGAAGGTGGTCTGAAGAGTAAGATAGAAATCCAATGGTCAGATATTATGGCTCTGAAGGCCAACTGTCCTGATAAGGCACCTGGGACATTGACCGTTGTG CTTGCTAGACAGCCTCTTTTCTACAGGGAGACTAATCCACAGCCCCGAAAGCACACCTTATGGCAAGCAACAGCAGATTTTACTAATGGACAGGCTAGCATACACAG GCAACATTTTCTGCTATCTCCCCAGGGGCTGTTAAATAAACATTTTGAAAAGCTTATCCAGTGTGACATGCGTTTGAGCTTTTTAAGTCGACAGCCGGAGATAATTTTGGAATCACCATATTTTGAACAGCGTTCATCTGTTTTTGAGGATCCTGATGAATCAAAAGGTCAAGATCTTAATCAAGTGGAGACTGTTAAAGGATCCTCTGATTCTGGTTTCCAAGATATTGCATCACCGTCTGCAGCTCACTCATCTTCCTTAGAGATTGAAAAGGGGGATCATGCTGGTACATCATCAGAGCACATGTCCCGAGAAGCTCCTTCTCCTAGCTCAG TGATGGACACTCGTGCAATTGAAGGGAGTGGAATTTGTGAAGCTGTTGATTCAAAGGGGCCAAGGAATTGGGACCAGATCAAAGTGCCTGGCTTGCACCCTTCTATGTCGATGAGTGATCTCATGAATCACATTGGGAACTGTATTTCAGAACAAATGACCTCGGGATATCCACCATTTTCTGCTGATGGATCAGAATGCCAGGACATACTGGAGGACATTGCAGAGTACCTTCTTAGTGACACCCAACTAACGACATCCTCTGATGAGAAAAGGCTTATGGCGAGGGTCAATTCTCTCTGTTGTCTCTTACAGACGGACCCTGCTTCAACCCAGAACTTGCAAGTTAATGATGAACGTTGCTTTGGAGAATCAGAAAATGGGAAAGGGGTTCAGCTAAACCCCACTAATGAGCTGTTGCAAGAAAACAAGAGTAAAATTGATACAAAAGATCCTGAAGTGATTGTGAAGGATGTGTCTGGCAGCAAGCAAGCACCAGGGATGTCAAGGAAAGACTCATTCGGCGAGCTGCTGCTTCATCTCCCTCGAATTGCATCTCTTCCAAAGTTcctatttaatatttctaaagaagATGATGGTTAG